Proteins from a genomic interval of Macrobrachium nipponense isolate FS-2020 chromosome 28, ASM1510439v2, whole genome shotgun sequence:
- the LOC135201277 gene encoding cuticle protein 19-like, protein MFHEMLNKVTVLAFLVGLAVAFPTDPYAPPVHYKSVPIPYNYAYGVRDNYHGTDFGHNEDSDGKAVKGSYTVQLPDGRRQTVNYIADHFNGFQAEVSYLGEAQYPHEYGPPITFKPQSSYH, encoded by the exons ATGTTCCACGAAATGCTGAACAAG GTGACAGTTCTTGCATTCCTAGTGGGGCTAGCAGTCGCCTTCCCAACAGACCCATACGCACCTCCGGTACACTACAAGAGC GTTCCAATCCCTTATAACTATGCCTACGGAGTCAGAGACAACTACCATGGAACAGACTTCGGCCACAACGAGGACTCCGACGGCAAGGCAGTCAAGGGATCATACACTGTGCAACTTCCCGACGGACGCAGACAGACG GTAAACTACATTGCCGACCATTTCAACGGTTTCCAAGCTGAAGTGAGCTACCTGGGAGAGGCCCAGTACCCACATGAGTACGGACCCCCAATCACCTTCAAGCCCCAGTCTTCTTATCACTAA